In Anaerolineales bacterium, one DNA window encodes the following:
- a CDS encoding peptidoglycan DD-metalloendopeptidase family protein translates to MHLKSPVRIFVFLFILFSAIPVGALALAAAPPDDMFQLPWEQGRAWVAYDGLDNGTKRPKTSPHYYGLGGAIDFAPRVTMRVGEDTSNDWVTAAAAGTVSQAGYCWVKIDHGNGWTTEYWHLGNIQVTQGDKVSRNQRLAVIHNNSGEQVCLGNEHPGPHLHFVVRPSVMGTLFAGWKVNFNSFTNITTYSKGGQTVGRLQPLMNIPNLQIAFRGPITWDTQYSGSVDAYRHERWSLILNEQTTFTITVAPAGAGLVPVILLLNGDGAEISRGHGTLHSTRPAGSYFVQVQSELGTGYYNLIATRESAPGATPTPGMTETPVITAPPSITSTSIVTPTDGTETPLVSETPSGSETPVVTVSPGTPDGTETPLVSETPSGSETPVVTVSPGTPDGTETPLVSETPSGSETPIVTVSPGTPDGTETPLVSETPSGSETPIVTLTPTGTIIATSTSVTAIVTETSVATGTPVITDTLELTSTVTATPIFTPTAITTPSGPYVWTDVLQSILSIGESSSVTVGLFNVPAEGYTSAEFICTYDPAVVEVSNILVTSLFGTDPVSALNGPQFGQFILAVAGSDGKRATTSGTVFTFMVQGLQAGQTPVQCTARVSEGQGTLESIEYIPDNVTVIGVGASPTGVVPTTAIVNGQVFASKPITIELFDSGNQLVLSETANLDGTFSLPVSAGTYAIIASAPGFLNAQGSITLMNGVVTTMPTVSLPAGDIDGNGVIDQFDALTIGMSYNASLPAEADLNNDGVIDFLDLELLAFNYNASGALAWQ, encoded by the coding sequence ATGCATCTTAAATCGCCTGTGCGAATTTTTGTTTTCCTTTTCATATTGTTTTCAGCGATACCCGTGGGTGCACTGGCGCTTGCCGCTGCCCCGCCGGATGACATGTTTCAGCTTCCCTGGGAGCAGGGGCGTGCATGGGTGGCCTATGATGGTTTGGATAACGGCACCAAAAGACCGAAGACCAGCCCGCATTATTACGGTCTGGGTGGAGCAATTGATTTTGCTCCGCGGGTTACGATGCGGGTCGGGGAGGACACATCGAACGACTGGGTGACCGCGGCGGCGGCGGGAACGGTTTCACAGGCGGGTTATTGCTGGGTCAAGATCGATCATGGCAACGGCTGGACGACCGAGTACTGGCATCTGGGCAATATTCAGGTAACGCAGGGAGACAAGGTCAGCAGGAACCAGCGTTTGGCAGTCATTCACAATAATTCCGGTGAACAGGTGTGTTTGGGAAATGAGCACCCCGGCCCGCATCTGCATTTTGTCGTCCGCCCCAGTGTCATGGGTACGCTTTTTGCAGGGTGGAAGGTTAATTTCAATTCGTTTACAAACATCACCACCTATTCAAAGGGCGGCCAGACAGTGGGGCGTCTCCAACCACTTATGAATATCCCAAATTTGCAAATCGCTTTCCGCGGTCCCATCACCTGGGATACCCAGTATTCCGGCAGTGTGGATGCCTATCGCCATGAACGATGGTCGCTGATACTAAACGAGCAAACAACGTTCACCATCACGGTAGCTCCTGCGGGTGCCGGGCTTGTCCCGGTGATCCTATTACTCAACGGAGATGGTGCCGAGATTTCTCGTGGACATGGAACGCTCCATTCAACCCGGCCGGCAGGCTCATATTTCGTCCAAGTCCAATCGGAATTAGGAACAGGATACTACAATCTGATCGCTACAAGAGAGAGTGCTCCGGGGGCAACCCCCACACCCGGTATGACGGAGACTCCTGTAATAACTGCCCCACCAAGCATTACTTCCACGTCAATTGTCACCCCCACAGATGGAACCGAAACGCCGCTTGTTTCCGAGACGCCCTCCGGCAGTGAGACGCCTGTCGTAACCGTTTCGCCCGGCACGCCGGATGGAACCGAAACGCCGCTTGTTTCCGAGACGCCCTCCGGCAGCGAGACGCCCGTCGTGACCGTTTCGCCTGGCACACCGGATGGAACCGAAACGCCGCTTGTTTCCGAGACGCCCTCCGGCAGCGAGACGCCCATCGTGACCGTTTCGCCCGGCACGCCGGATGGAACCGAAACGCCGCTTGTTTCCGAGACGCCTTCCGGCAGCGAGACGCCAATCGTGACTCTTACTCCGACAGGTACGATAATTGCAACCTCAACATCCGTAACCGCCATTGTGACAGAAACCTCTGTGGCCACGGGAACGCCCGTGATAACCGATACGCTTGAATTGACCAGCACGGTAACTGCTACTCCCATATTCACCCCGACTGCAATCACGACCCCCAGCGGTCCTTACGTGTGGACGGATGTCCTTCAATCAATCCTTTCGATCGGCGAATCCAGTTCTGTCACTGTTGGTTTGTTCAATGTGCCAGCGGAAGGTTACACAAGTGCGGAATTCATATGCACATACGACCCGGCCGTGGTTGAAGTCAGCAATATCCTGGTTACAAGCCTTTTTGGGACGGATCCGGTGTCCGCGTTGAACGGTCCCCAGTTTGGTCAGTTTATCCTTGCGGTTGCGGGAAGTGACGGCAAAAGGGCGACCACCAGCGGCACGGTCTTTACCTTCATGGTCCAGGGCCTGCAGGCGGGGCAGACTCCCGTTCAATGTACGGCGCGCGTGTCTGAAGGCCAGGGTACTCTGGAATCCATCGAGTACATTCCAGATAACGTAACCGTTATTGGAGTTGGGGCTTCGCCGACCGGCGTCGTCCCCACCACCGCCATCGTCAATGGACAGGTGTTTGCAAGCAAGCCCATCACCATTGAACTATTTGACTCGGGTAATCAGCTTGTCCTGTCAGAAACCGCCAATCTTGATGGCACTTTCAGCCTGCCTGTTTCCGCCGGGACATATGCCATCATTGCCTCCGCACCGGGTTTTCTCAACGCCCAAGGCTCCATTACCCTCATGAATGGAGTTGTCACCACCATGCCAACGGTGAGTCTGCCCGCTGGTGATATTGACGGCAACGGCGTCATTGACCAGTTCGATGCCCTTACCATTGGGATGAGTTACAACGCCTCCCTCCCCGCCGAGGCGGATTTGAACAACGACGGCGTGATCGACTTCCTCGACCTTGAACTGCTTGCCTTCAACTATAATGCGTCAGGCGCGCTTGCATGGCAGTAA
- a CDS encoding cohesin domain-containing protein, whose protein sequence is MKKVVPLFIVIFSLFIIVPVRAQSPETIWITASTDSFKTGETLVVTVHAVSATPIQGFTVQLSYDPACLKPLNAASSIPTMNGLLLPQTAGLADATFASSTPQMANGVLGEVRFVTLGACQTNVTLASAALAIKNEAGIAAPLGGMTVEAKEIPLSISGEQANPQDLPLLGTPLPLDVASASPAFFSLSREMVIVLVILGVFIFIGLFIFIRILRGSHK, encoded by the coding sequence ATGAAAAAGGTTGTCCCGCTTTTCATCGTGATCTTCAGTTTATTTATTATTGTACCTGTAAGGGCGCAATCCCCTGAGACCATCTGGATCACTGCCAGCACCGACAGCTTCAAAACGGGGGAAACGCTTGTTGTAACGGTTCACGCTGTTTCCGCCACGCCGATTCAGGGATTTACGGTACAACTCAGTTATGATCCGGCCTGTCTCAAGCCTCTCAATGCGGCAAGTTCGATCCCCACGATGAATGGATTACTCCTTCCCCAGACGGCGGGGCTGGCGGATGCAACCTTTGCCAGCTCAACGCCCCAAATGGCAAATGGTGTTTTGGGGGAGGTCCGCTTTGTCACTCTGGGGGCCTGCCAGACAAATGTCACGCTTGCGAGTGCGGCGCTCGCCATTAAGAACGAAGCAGGCATTGCCGCGCCTCTTGGAGGAATGACAGTTGAAGCGAAAGAGATTCCACTTTCAATAAGCGGCGAACAGGCCAATCCGCAGGATTTACCTTTATTGGGGACCCCACTTCCTCTGGACGTGGCGTCTGCTTCACCTGCATTCTTCTCGCTCTCAAGGGAAATGGTCATTGTGCTGGTCATTCTTGGCGTTTTTATCTTCATCGGGCTTTTCATATTCATTCGAATACTGAGAGGTAGCCATAAGTAA